From Afipia carboxidovorans OM5, one genomic window encodes:
- a CDS encoding fumarylacetoacetate hydrolase family protein, with protein MAEINRRSVLAAGAVVLAGTAATPAAAQSGTKTVFEVAQVTIPIEGQSEVFPVRRIYCIGRNYAAHAIERGSDPNREPPFFFQKPTDAIQNVKNGTVADHPYPSLTQNYHHEVELVAALKSGGTNIPPEKALDCVFGYTVGLDMTRRDLQNQMASMKKPWEIGKSFDHAAVLGPLQPAAKVGHPTKGEISLAINGKVRQDSDLSKMIWSVAEQISKLSEAFELKAGDIIYSGTPENVGPVVKGDVLLAKIAGFPDMSIKIV; from the coding sequence ATGGCAGAGATCAATCGCCGCTCGGTTCTGGCGGCAGGCGCAGTGGTGCTCGCGGGCACGGCAGCAACACCTGCGGCAGCGCAGAGTGGCACGAAGACAGTGTTCGAGGTTGCCCAGGTGACGATCCCGATCGAGGGGCAGAGCGAGGTGTTTCCCGTGCGGCGCATCTATTGCATCGGCCGCAATTATGCCGCCCATGCGATCGAGCGCGGCTCCGATCCGAACCGGGAGCCGCCGTTCTTCTTCCAGAAGCCGACCGATGCGATCCAGAACGTGAAGAACGGGACCGTTGCCGACCATCCGTACCCGTCGCTGACGCAGAATTATCATCACGAGGTCGAACTGGTTGCCGCACTGAAATCCGGCGGCACCAACATCCCGCCCGAGAAGGCGCTCGACTGCGTGTTCGGCTACACGGTCGGCCTCGACATGACGCGGCGCGATCTGCAGAACCAGATGGCATCGATGAAAAAGCCGTGGGAGATCGGCAAGAGTTTTGACCATGCCGCGGTGCTTGGCCCGCTGCAGCCGGCCGCCAAAGTCGGCCATCCGACAAAGGGCGAAATCTCGCTCGCGATCAACGGCAAGGTTCGGCAGGATTCCGATCTTAGCAAGATGATCTGGAGCGTCGCCGAGCAGATCTCGAAACTGTCGGAGGCGTTCGAGCTGAAGGCCGGCGACATCATCTATTCGGGCACGCCCGAGAATGTCGGTCCGGTGGTGAAGGGTGATGTGTTGCTCGCCAAGATCGCGGGCTTCCCCGATATGTCGATCAAGATCGTCTGA
- a CDS encoding GNAT family N-acetyltransferase: protein MTTGTVQDNPAESRYELTVDGHLAAAYYKLSDGVITFTHTEVPKELGGRGIGSQLVKGALDDVRARSLKVVARCPFVKGYIEKHANYADLLS, encoded by the coding sequence ATGACGACAGGCACCGTTCAGGACAATCCTGCTGAAAGCCGCTACGAGTTGACCGTCGATGGCCATCTCGCCGCCGCCTATTACAAGCTGTCGGATGGTGTCATCACCTTCACGCACACCGAGGTGCCGAAAGAGCTTGGCGGTCGCGGCATCGGCTCGCAACTGGTGAAAGGCGCACTCGATGACGTTCGCGCGAGAAGCCTGAAGGTCGTGGCGCGGTGCCCATTCGTAAAGGGCTACATCGAAAAGCACGCGAATTATGCCGACCTTCTGAGCTGA
- a CDS encoding isochorismatase family protein — MLTIDPKRSLLLVIDFQSRLMPAIHDGETAVRNARRLIEMAELVDIPCIFTEQNAKGLGPTVTDLPVEKGRLIHKQFFDACRESGFLDHVPADGHIVVVGCESHVCVQQTVLGLLAASRKVYIVRDALGSRRPEDKETAIRRMERHGAEIVTSEMVVFEWLQTAEHPRFRDAIALVK; from the coding sequence ATGCTGACCATCGATCCCAAGCGCTCGCTGCTTCTGGTTATCGATTTTCAGTCGCGTCTGATGCCGGCCATCCATGACGGTGAAACGGCCGTCCGGAATGCGCGCCGCCTGATCGAGATGGCGGAGCTGGTCGACATTCCCTGCATCTTCACCGAGCAGAACGCCAAGGGGCTTGGGCCGACCGTGACGGATTTGCCGGTCGAGAAGGGACGGCTGATCCACAAGCAGTTCTTCGATGCCTGCAGGGAAAGCGGCTTTCTCGACCATGTGCCGGCGGATGGCCATATCGTGGTTGTCGGATGCGAGTCTCATGTCTGCGTACAGCAGACCGTGCTCGGTCTGCTCGCGGCGTCCCGCAAGGTTTATATCGTGCGCGATGCGCTTGGCTCCCGCCGCCCCGAGGACAAGGAAACCGCGATCCGGCGCATGGAGCGCCATGGTGCGGAAATCGTGACGTCCGAGATGGTCGTGTTCGAGTGGCTACAGACGGCGGAGCATCCTCGCTTCCGCGATGCGATCGCACTGGTCAAATGA
- the gyrA gene encoding DNA gyrase subunit A, whose translation MTDPKDPTESGSGPVDIKPVSISDEMKRSYLDYAMSVIVSRALPDARDGLKPVHRRILYGMYENGFEWNKPYRKSARTVGDVIGKYHPHGDQSVYDALVRMAQDFSMRVPLIDGQGNFGSVDGDMPAAMRYTESRLQKIAHSLLDDIDKDTVDFQPNYDASEREPKVLPAKFPNLLVNGAGGIAVGMATNIPPHNLGEVIDACIALIDNPALGIDDLINIVPGPDFPTGGIILGRQGIRSAYHLGRGSIVMRGKVSIETIRKDREAIVVSEIPYQVNKATMVERIAELVRDKKIEGVSDLRDESDREGYRVVVELKRDAVPDVVLNQLYKFTPLQTSFGANMVALDGGRPQVMNLKDLLTVFVAFRENVVSRRTKFLLNKARDRAHILVGLAIAVANIDEVIRVIRTSPDPATARDTLMSRDWPARDVETMMMLIDDPRHRIAEDGTARLSMEQAKAILDLRLQRLTALGRDEISEELDKLAVEIADYLDILRSRARVQDIVRNELNAIKEEFATPRRTMIIDQEGEVEDEDLIQREDMVVTVSHAGYVKRVPLSTYRAQKRGGKGRSGMQTREEDFVARLFVASTHTPVLFFSSRGQVYKEKVWRLPMAAPSARGKALINILPMEQGERITTIMPLPEDESSWGELDVMFATTGGNVRRNKLSDFVDVRRSGIIAMKLGEGEAIVDVQICKENDDVLLTAAGGQCIRFPITDVRVFQGRTSMGVRGITLGEGDRLISLTILRHMDVSADERAAYLRRANAVRRGGADDEAGTDHEEATGAIELGEQRYVEMSANEQFVLTISENGYGKRSSSYEYRTTGRGGKGIVAMSVNDRNGKLIGSFPVDDSDQIMLVTDKGQLIRCPVEDIRIVGRSTQGVTVFNTADDERVVSVERLTDEGEHPSDEE comes from the coding sequence TTGACCGACCCGAAAGATCCGACGGAGAGCGGCTCCGGCCCCGTCGATATCAAACCCGTTTCCATTTCCGATGAAATGAAGCGCTCGTATCTCGATTACGCGATGAGCGTGATCGTGTCGCGCGCGCTGCCCGATGCGCGCGACGGCCTGAAGCCGGTGCATCGACGCATTCTCTACGGCATGTACGAGAACGGTTTTGAGTGGAACAAGCCGTACCGGAAGTCGGCGCGTACGGTCGGCGACGTCATCGGTAAGTATCATCCGCACGGCGACCAGTCGGTCTACGACGCCTTGGTGCGTATGGCGCAGGACTTTTCAATGCGCGTGCCGCTGATCGATGGTCAGGGCAATTTCGGCTCGGTCGATGGCGATATGCCGGCGGCAATGCGTTACACCGAGTCGCGTCTGCAGAAGATCGCGCATTCGCTGCTCGACGATATCGACAAGGACACCGTCGACTTCCAGCCGAACTACGACGCCTCCGAGCGCGAGCCGAAGGTGCTGCCGGCAAAGTTTCCGAACTTGCTGGTCAACGGCGCGGGCGGCATCGCTGTCGGCATGGCGACCAACATTCCGCCGCATAATCTCGGCGAGGTGATCGACGCCTGCATCGCACTGATCGACAATCCAGCGCTCGGCATCGACGATCTGATCAACATCGTGCCGGGACCGGATTTTCCGACCGGCGGCATCATTCTCGGACGCCAGGGCATCCGTTCGGCCTATCATCTCGGCCGCGGCTCGATCGTGATGCGCGGCAAGGTTTCGATCGAGACCATCCGCAAGGATCGCGAAGCGATCGTCGTTTCCGAAATTCCCTATCAGGTGAACAAGGCGACGATGGTCGAGCGCATTGCCGAGCTCGTGCGCGATAAGAAGATCGAAGGCGTCTCCGACCTGCGCGACGAGTCCGACCGCGAGGGCTATCGCGTCGTCGTCGAGTTGAAGCGCGACGCGGTGCCGGACGTGGTGCTGAACCAGCTCTACAAGTTCACGCCGTTGCAGACGAGCTTCGGCGCCAACATGGTGGCGCTCGACGGCGGCCGGCCGCAGGTGATGAACCTCAAGGACCTACTGACGGTGTTCGTCGCCTTCCGCGAAAACGTCGTATCGCGGCGCACGAAATTCCTGCTCAACAAGGCGCGAGACCGTGCCCACATCTTGGTCGGCCTCGCGATTGCCGTTGCCAATATCGACGAAGTGATCCGCGTGATCCGTACGTCGCCCGATCCGGCGACCGCACGCGATACACTGATGTCGCGCGACTGGCCTGCGCGTGACGTCGAAACCATGATGATGTTGATCGATGATCCGCGCCATCGCATTGCCGAGGACGGCACGGCGCGGCTGTCGATGGAGCAGGCGAAGGCGATCCTCGATCTGCGTCTGCAGCGCCTCACCGCGCTGGGTCGCGACGAGATTTCCGAAGAGCTCGACAAGCTCGCGGTCGAGATTGCCGACTATCTCGACATCCTGCGCTCGCGCGCCCGTGTGCAGGACATCGTCCGCAATGAACTCAACGCGATCAAGGAAGAGTTCGCGACGCCGCGGCGCACGATGATTATCGATCAGGAAGGCGAGGTCGAGGACGAGGACCTGATCCAGCGCGAGGATATGGTCGTCACCGTGTCGCACGCGGGTTACGTCAAGCGCGTGCCGCTTTCGACCTATCGCGCGCAGAAGCGTGGCGGCAAGGGTCGTTCCGGCATGCAGACCCGCGAGGAGGATTTCGTCGCGCGGCTGTTCGTGGCCTCGACCCATACGCCAGTGCTGTTCTTCTCCTCGCGCGGACAGGTCTACAAGGAAAAGGTCTGGCGGCTGCCGATGGCGGCGCCGAGCGCGCGCGGTAAGGCACTCATCAACATTCTGCCGATGGAGCAGGGCGAGCGCATCACCACCATCATGCCGCTGCCGGAGGATGAGTCCTCATGGGGCGAGCTCGATGTGATGTTCGCCACCACCGGCGGCAATGTCCGCCGCAACAAGCTGTCGGATTTCGTCGATGTGCGTCGCTCCGGCATCATCGCGATGAAGCTCGGCGAGGGCGAGGCCATTGTTGACGTGCAGATCTGCAAGGAGAACGACGACGTCCTGCTCACCGCCGCAGGCGGGCAGTGCATTCGCTTCCCCATCACCGATGTCCGCGTATTCCAGGGTCGCACCTCGATGGGTGTGCGCGGTATCACGCTTGGCGAGGGTGACAGGCTGATCTCGCTCACCATTCTGCGCCATATGGATGTTAGTGCCGATGAGCGCGCGGCGTATCTGCGCCGTGCCAATGCGGTACGCCGTGGCGGCGCGGATGACGAGGCGGGGACCGACCACGAGGAAGCCACCGGTGCGATCGAACTCGGCGAGCAGCGCTATGTCGAGATGTCGGCAAACGAACAGTTCGTGCTGACCATCAGCGAGAACGGCTACGGCAAACGCTCGTCGTCCTACGAATACCGGACCACGGGACGCGGCGGCAAAGGCATCGTCGCGATGTCGGTCAATGACCGGAACGGCAAGCTCATTGGCTCCTTCCCGGTCGATGACAGTGACCAGATCATGCTCGTCACCGACAAGGGCCAGCTTATCCGCTGTCCGGTCGAGGACATCCGCATCGTCGGCCGCTCGACGCAGGGCGTGACCGTCTTCAATACGGCGGATGACGAACGCGTGGTCTCGGTCGAACGCCTCACCGACGAGGGCGAACATCCCTCCGACGAGGAGTAG
- a CDS encoding outer membrane protein codes for MNKILVAAAVVALSSTSVFAADLAARPYTKAPPAPVAPIYNWTGLYIGAQVGGAFQGSSGFVTDDPLVTGNRDDSSFLGGGVLGANYQFSPNWVLGIEGEFNGLSNNRYTFTDGFDGIRVKNDWLASVTGRLGYTWGPGMIYAKGGVAFRDNGGIAATTPFLVSRDTTGYTVGAGLEYMFAPAWSAKIEYQYYDFDRTALTFGTLPSTVSYRDDLHTVKAGINYHFNWGGPVVARY; via the coding sequence ATGAACAAAATTCTCGTTGCAGCAGCGGTTGTGGCCCTGAGCTCGACGTCAGTGTTTGCTGCGGACCTGGCGGCACGGCCCTATACGAAGGCTCCGCCGGCTCCGGTCGCGCCGATCTACAACTGGACCGGCCTCTACATCGGTGCTCAGGTTGGCGGTGCCTTCCAGGGCAGCAGCGGCTTCGTCACTGACGATCCGCTCGTGACCGGTAACCGTGACGACTCCTCGTTCCTCGGCGGCGGCGTGCTCGGCGCCAACTACCAGTTCTCGCCGAACTGGGTGCTCGGCATCGAGGGTGAGTTCAACGGCCTGTCGAACAACCGCTACACCTTCACGGATGGCTTTGACGGCATCCGCGTCAAGAACGACTGGCTGGCTTCGGTCACCGGCCGTCTCGGCTACACCTGGGGTCCTGGCATGATCTACGCCAAGGGCGGTGTCGCGTTCCGCGACAACGGCGGTATTGCTGCCACCACGCCGTTCCTGGTCAGCCGCGACACCACCGGCTACACCGTCGGTGCGGGCCTCGAGTACATGTTCGCTCCGGCCTGGTCGGCGAAGATCGAGTACCAGTACTACGACTTCGACCGCACCGCGCTCACCTTCGGCACGCTGCCGAGCACGGTCAGCTACCGCGACGACCTTCACACTGTGAAGGCTGGCATCAACTACCACTTCAATTGGGGTGGTCCGGTTGTGGCCCGCTACTAA
- a CDS encoding SPW repeat domain-containing protein, with translation MSGARFFDTHRTWEDWGGMLLGLLIALSPWLNGDVNHGFGSLSLPGLAMINTAIVGILIIGLSQLEYVALRRWEEVCEIALAIWLIMSPYVFGYSTDGMLRFWHAALGGAVLLLAALKLWQDWDLSDRELAQHGQ, from the coding sequence ATGTCTGGCGCTCGGTTCTTCGACACACATCGCACGTGGGAGGACTGGGGCGGGATGCTGCTCGGTCTCCTGATCGCCCTTTCTCCCTGGCTGAACGGCGATGTGAACCACGGGTTCGGGTCGTTATCGCTGCCGGGTCTGGCAATGATCAACACCGCCATCGTGGGCATTCTCATCATCGGCCTTTCCCAACTTGAATATGTCGCCTTGCGGCGCTGGGAAGAAGTCTGCGAGATCGCGCTTGCGATCTGGCTCATCATGTCGCCTTACGTCTTCGGATATTCGACGGATGGCATGCTGAGGTTCTGGCACGCCGCGCTTGGTGGAGCCGTGCTCCTGCTGGCTGCGCTGAAGCTCTGGCAGGACTGGGATCTGTCCGATCGGGAGTTGGCCCAGCACGGACAATAA
- a CDS encoding TetR/AcrR family transcriptional regulator has translation MVEKRQSRREAVNEHKRDLILAAAGQVFAEEGLEGASLRAIAVRAGYTPAALYFHFESKEDIYAEVLEASLASLGAAVDLAVAKASTPAQKLKAAATAFFRFYAENPRDLDLGFYLFRGGMKPAGLGRARDEKLNAALEAALRPIAEAAVSLGASRQKANLLMVDCFAHATGLLLLLHTGRIRMFGASAPDLMETYVKDRIAHLSEEVTSC, from the coding sequence TCCTCGCCGCCGCCGGACAAGTGTTCGCGGAGGAGGGGCTGGAGGGCGCGAGCCTGCGGGCGATTGCGGTACGCGCGGGCTATACGCCGGCCGCGCTCTATTTCCATTTCGAATCCAAGGAAGACATCTACGCCGAAGTCCTGGAGGCCTCGCTGGCCTCGCTCGGCGCGGCGGTTGATCTGGCCGTTGCGAAGGCGAGTACGCCGGCGCAGAAGCTGAAAGCGGCGGCGACGGCGTTCTTCCGGTTCTATGCGGAGAACCCGCGCGATCTCGATCTCGGATTCTATCTGTTTCGCGGTGGTATGAAGCCGGCCGGCTTGGGTCGCGCGCGCGACGAGAAGCTGAATGCGGCGCTGGAAGCGGCGCTGCGGCCAATCGCGGAAGCTGCGGTGAGTCTCGGCGCATCACGGCAGAAGGCCAACCTCCTGATGGTCGATTGCTTTGCCCATGCCACCGGGCTTCTCCTGTTGCTGCACACTGGGCGTATCCGGATGTTCGGTGCCTCGGCGCCTGATCTGATGGAGACCTACGTCAAGGACCGCATTGCCCATCTGTCGGAAGAGGTGACATCATGCTGA
- the uvrA gene encoding excinuclease ABC subunit UvrA, with product MDEVIKAKQRAQTSASRAITIRGAREHNLKNVDLEVPRDKLVVFTGLSGSGKSSLAFDTIYAEGQRRYVESLSAYARQFLEMMQKPDVDQIDGLSPAISIEQKTTSKNPRSTVGTVTEIYDYMRLLWARVGVPYSPATGLPIESQTVSQMVDRVLALPEGTRLYLLAPVVRGRKGEYRKELAEYLKKGFQRVKIDGAFHELADAPTLDKKFPHDIDVVVDRIVVRPDIAQRLAESFETALKLAEGLAVVEFADAPATPAADTKKSEKKTAKIHDKSGPERLLFSEKFACPVSGFTLPEIEPRLFSFNNPYGACPECGGLGVEQHIDPDLIIPDKDLSLRKGAIAPWAKSSSPYYIQTLQALGKFYKFTLDTKWKDLPKKTQTALLYGSGEDAIKFSYEDGTRSYDTKKPFEGIVTNIERRFAETESEWAREELGKYFADVPCAGCHGYRLKPEALCVKVGGKHIGEISELSVKKAGEWFETVPDLLTTQQNEIAVRILKEIRERLSFLLDVGLNYLTLSRASGTLSGGESQRIRLASQIGSGLTGVLYVLDEPSIGLHQRDNARLLDTLKRLRDLGNTVIVVEHDEDAIRLADHVVDVGPGAGIHGGHIVARGTPDDVMKNPKSLTGKYLTGEKFVPIPERRPPNHRRTMKVINARGNNLKNISAEIPLGLFTCVTGVSGGGKSTLLIDTLYKAIARKLNGAADAPAPHDRIEGLEHIDKIIDIDQSPIGRTPRSNPATYTGAFTPIREWFAGLPEAKARGYEPGRFSFNVKGGRCEACQGDGVIKIEMHFLPDVYVTCDTCKGKRYNRETLEVTFKSKTIADVLDMTVDEAEDFFKAVPRIRETFRTLQRVGLGYIRVGQQATTLSGGEAQRVKLAKELSKRATGRTLYILDEPTTGLHFHDVAKLLEVLHELVAQGNTVVVIEHNLEVIKTADWVIDLGPEGGDGGGEIVAWGPPEDIVQAPRSYTGKFLAPVLAKGQSGHLATSEEAAE from the coding sequence ATGGACGAAGTCATCAAGGCCAAGCAACGCGCCCAGACGAGCGCCTCGCGTGCCATCACCATTCGCGGTGCGCGCGAACACAATCTCAAGAACGTCGATCTCGAAGTGCCGCGCGACAAACTCGTGGTGTTCACGGGCCTCTCGGGTTCCGGTAAGTCCTCGCTCGCGTTTGACACGATCTATGCCGAAGGCCAGCGCCGCTACGTCGAATCGCTGTCGGCCTATGCGCGGCAATTCCTCGAGATGATGCAGAAGCCGGACGTCGATCAGATCGACGGCCTGTCGCCGGCGATCTCGATCGAGCAGAAGACCACCTCGAAGAACCCGCGCTCGACGGTGGGCACCGTCACCGAAATCTACGACTATATGCGCCTGCTGTGGGCGCGCGTGGGCGTGCCCTATTCGCCCGCGACGGGACTGCCGATCGAGAGCCAGACCGTTTCGCAGATGGTCGATCGCGTACTGGCGCTGCCGGAAGGCACGCGGCTCTATCTGCTCGCGCCGGTCGTGCGCGGCCGCAAGGGTGAGTACCGCAAGGAACTGGCCGAGTATCTCAAGAAGGGTTTTCAGCGCGTCAAGATCGACGGTGCATTCCATGAGCTTGCCGATGCACCTACGCTCGACAAGAAATTTCCGCACGATATCGACGTCGTCGTCGACCGCATCGTGGTCCGACCCGACATCGCACAGCGGCTTGCAGAAAGTTTCGAGACCGCACTGAAGCTTGCCGAAGGCCTCGCTGTCGTCGAGTTTGCCGATGCGCCTGCGACGCCGGCTGCCGACACCAAAAAGTCCGAAAAGAAGACCGCAAAAATCCACGACAAGAGCGGTCCCGAACGGCTGTTGTTCTCGGAAAAATTCGCCTGCCCCGTCTCCGGTTTCACGCTACCGGAGATCGAACCGCGGCTGTTCTCGTTCAACAATCCCTATGGCGCCTGCCCGGAGTGCGGCGGCCTCGGCGTTGAGCAGCACATCGATCCCGACCTCATCATCCCGGATAAGGACCTGAGCTTGCGGAAGGGTGCGATCGCGCCGTGGGCGAAGTCGTCCTCGCCCTATTACATCCAGACGCTGCAGGCGCTCGGCAAGTTCTACAAGTTCACGCTCGATACCAAGTGGAAGGACCTGCCGAAGAAGACGCAGACCGCGCTGCTCTACGGTTCGGGCGAGGATGCGATTAAATTCTCCTACGAGGACGGCACGCGCTCTTACGATACCAAGAAGCCGTTCGAGGGCATCGTCACCAACATTGAGCGTCGCTTCGCGGAAACCGAAAGCGAGTGGGCACGCGAGGAACTCGGTAAATATTTTGCCGACGTGCCTTGCGCAGGCTGTCACGGCTATCGGCTGAAGCCCGAGGCGCTATGCGTGAAAGTCGGCGGCAAGCACATCGGCGAAATCTCCGAACTCTCGGTCAAGAAAGCCGGCGAGTGGTTCGAGACCGTGCCTGACCTGCTGACGACCCAGCAGAACGAGATCGCGGTTCGTATCCTGAAAGAGATCCGCGAGCGGCTGTCGTTCCTGCTCGATGTCGGCCTCAACTATCTGACACTGTCGCGTGCGTCCGGCACACTATCAGGCGGCGAGAGCCAGCGTATCCGCCTTGCTTCGCAGATCGGCTCGGGCCTCACCGGCGTTCTCTACGTTCTCGATGAGCCCTCGATCGGCCTGCATCAGCGCGACAACGCGCGCCTGCTCGATACGCTGAAGCGGCTACGCGATCTCGGCAACACCGTGATCGTGGTCGAACATGACGAGGACGCCATCCGTCTCGCCGATCATGTGGTCGACGTCGGCCCCGGCGCCGGCATTCATGGCGGCCACATCGTCGCGCGCGGCACGCCCGACGACGTCATGAAAAATCCGAAGTCGCTCACCGGAAAATATCTGACCGGCGAAAAATTTGTGCCGATTCCCGAGCGCCGTCCGCCGAACCATCGCCGGACGATGAAGGTCATCAACGCGCGCGGAAATAACCTCAAGAACATCTCGGCGGAAATTCCACTCGGCCTGTTCACTTGTGTCACCGGTGTGTCCGGCGGCGGCAAGTCGACGCTCTTGATCGATACGCTCTACAAGGCAATCGCGCGCAAGCTCAACGGCGCGGCCGACGCGCCCGCACCGCATGATCGCATCGAGGGGCTGGAGCATATCGACAAGATCATCGATATCGACCAGTCGCCGATCGGGCGCACGCCGCGCTCGAACCCCGCGACCTACACCGGCGCATTCACACCGATCCGCGAGTGGTTCGCAGGGCTGCCGGAAGCGAAGGCGCGCGGCTACGAGCCGGGGCGCTTCTCCTTCAACGTCAAGGGCGGGCGCTGCGAAGCCTGTCAGGGCGACGGCGTCATCAAGATCGAGATGCACTTCCTGCCGGACGTCTACGTCACCTGCGATACCTGCAAGGGCAAGCGCTACAATCGTGAAACGCTCGAGGTGACGTTCAAGAGCAAGACCATTGCCGACGTGCTCGACATGACGGTCGATGAGGCGGAAGACTTCTTCAAGGCGGTGCCGCGCATCCGCGAGACATTCCGCACCCTGCAGCGCGTCGGCCTCGGCTACATCCGCGTCGGCCAGCAGGCAACGACGCTGTCGGGCGGCGAGGCGCAGCGCGTCAAGCTCGCCAAGGAACTCTCGAAGCGCGCGACCGGCCGCACGCTCTACATTCTCGACGAGCCGACCACGGGCCTGCATTTCCACGACGTCGCAAAGCTTCTCGAGGTGCTGCATGAACTGGTGGCACAGGGCAACACCGTGGTGGTGATCGAGCACAATCTCGAAGTCATCAAGACGGCCGACTGGGTGATCGACCTCGGCCCCGAGGGCGGCGATGGCGGCGGCGAGATCGTTGCCTGGGGCCCGCCAGAGGATATCGTCCAGGCGCCGCGCAGCTACACCGGCAAATTCCTTGCGCCCGTGCTGGCGAAGGGCCAATCCGGCCATCTCGCCACCAGCGAGGAAGCCGCGGAGTAA
- a CDS encoding GNAT family N-acetyltransferase: protein MNEPSPTVRDNVELSRYEMDIGSDVAFARYRREGATVTINHVETPAALRGQGVASRLMGGILETIRHNDEKVVAACSFARAYLADHPEHDDLRG, encoded by the coding sequence ATGAATGAACCATCTCCTACCGTTCGCGACAATGTAGAGCTTAGCCGCTACGAGATGGATATCGGCAGCGACGTCGCCTTCGCGCGTTATCGCCGCGAAGGCGCGACGGTCACCATCAATCATGTCGAGACGCCGGCGGCGTTGCGCGGACAAGGCGTCGCCTCACGACTGATGGGCGGCATTCTGGAGACGATCCGGCATAATGACGAAAAGGTCGTTGCGGCCTGCAGTTTCGCGCGTGCTTATCTGGCGGACCATCCGGAGCATGACGACCTACGCGGGTAG
- a CDS encoding MarC family protein → MLVDFTLNALVTLFVVVDPIGIAPAFLSLTHGLPAATRRNVGYRAAAIAALILIGTALGGNWLLTRLGIGLPAFRISGGVLLFFIAFEMVLGIRPTREARQAEQAIEEHVRNIAAFPLAIPLIAGPGAITATLLLAGQGGGSAVSLAALVAIIIVIAAACAVAFLFAGSVARFLGVTGNIVLSRLLGVVLAALAVQFVIDGGRAAFG, encoded by the coding sequence ATGCTTGTCGACTTCACGCTCAATGCACTGGTGACACTGTTCGTGGTAGTCGACCCGATCGGGATCGCACCCGCGTTCCTGTCGCTCACGCATGGCCTGCCTGCCGCCACGCGCCGCAATGTCGGCTATCGGGCAGCGGCAATCGCAGCGCTCATCCTGATCGGAACTGCACTCGGCGGAAACTGGCTGCTGACGCGGCTTGGCATCGGCCTGCCGGCTTTTCGCATTTCCGGCGGCGTCCTGCTGTTCTTCATCGCCTTCGAGATGGTGCTCGGCATCCGCCCGACACGCGAGGCGCGTCAGGCCGAACAGGCGATCGAGGAGCATGTCCGCAACATCGCCGCCTTTCCGCTCGCGATCCCGTTGATCGCCGGCCCCGGCGCCATCACCGCGACGCTGCTGCTCGCCGGGCAAGGCGGCGGCAGTGCCGTGTCGCTTGCCGCGCTGGTGGCGATCATCATCGTGATCGCAGCGGCCTGTGCTGTGGCATTCCTGTTTGCAGGCAGCGTCGCACGCTTTCTCGGTGTCACCGGCAATATCGTGCTGTCACGGCTGCTCGGCGTGGTGCTGGCCGCCCTCGCCGTGCAGTTCGTTATCGACGGCGGCCGAGCCGCCTTCGGTTAA
- a CDS encoding single-stranded DNA-binding protein — protein sequence MAGSVNKVILVGNLGADPDVRRTQDGRPIVNLSIATSDTWRDKATGERKEKTEWHRVVIFNEGLCRVAEQYLKKGAKVYIEGALQTRKWQDKDGKDKYSTEVVLQGFNSTLTMLDGRSGGGGGSFAGDDAGSSFGSSGSSQRRSLPPSGGRDDMNDDIPF from the coding sequence ATGGCAGGCAGCGTCAACAAGGTCATTCTGGTGGGCAATCTCGGGGCAGACCCGGATGTCCGGCGTACCCAGGACGGGCGGCCGATCGTCAACCTCAGCATCGCGACCTCCGACACCTGGCGCGACAAGGCGACCGGCGAGCGCAAGGAAAAGACCGAGTGGCACCGGGTCGTCATTTTCAATGAAGGTCTGTGCAGGGTCGCCGAGCAGTACCTGAAGAAGGGCGCCAAGGTTTACATTGAAGGCGCGCTGCAGACCCGGAAGTGGCAGGACAAGGACGGTAAGGACAAGTATTCCACCGAGGTCGTGCTGCAGGGCTTCAACTCGACGCTGACGATGCTCGACGGCCGCAGCGGAGGCGGCGGTGGCTCCTTCGCCGGCGATGATGCTGGCTCCTCGTTCGGCTCCAGCGGCTCCTCCCAGCGCCGCTCGCTTCCGCCGTCAGGTGGCCGCGACGACATGAACGACGACATTCCGTTCTAA